From the genome of Streptomyces xanthophaeus:
CTTCATCGTTCCCGAGTTCGGCAGCGTCTTCGACGGTTCGGCGGCCTTCGTGCAACTGCTCGGGCTGGTGGCGCGTACGCAGCTCACGCTGAGCCAGATCGACGCCCGGATTCCGCGGGCCCACGTGCTCAGGCGGGACGTCTCGACGCCGTGGGCGGTGAAGGGGCTCGTCATGCGGCGGGTCGTGGAGGTGGCCGGAGACCGGCAGGTGGACACCACCGACGGGGTGCGGGTGGTCGAGGCCGACGGACGGTGGGCGCTGGTCCTGCCGGACCCGGCGGAAGCGGTCACCCACCTGTGGGCCGAGGGCCCCGACGACGGCACCGCGCAGGCCCTGCTGGACGAGTGGGCGGCCGTCGTGGAGAGCGCCGGGCAGTGAGGGCCCGGCGTGCGATGACGTAGGCGGAAGTCCGGTGGTCCGGGTGCGGGGAGTGCCGGCCCGGCCCACCGGATGGACGCATTGGGTGAGTGCGCTGCCGACATGCGACGATGTGCGGCATGTCGCAGCCGCCCCACAACCGGACTCCGGCGTCTCCTGTGCCCGCGCGCCCGGACGCTTCCATGTCGCTGCTGACGCACGTGATGGACCACAGTCTCGACGAGGGCTACGCGGAGGCCGCGGCCCGGCGCGAGGCGGAGGGAACGGCAGGTCTGCCGCGGACCCTCAAGGCCAAACTGGGGCTCGCGGCCGGGCTCGTCGTGACCGCCATGGTCGTCACGCTCGGTGCGGCCGAGGCGCGGATAGCGGCGCCGGTGCTGGCCAAGGAGCGTCAGGAACTGATCGACCGGGTCGAGCGGGCGGACGACCGCGTGCACGGCCTGGAGCGTGACGTCGACCGCCTCAGGACCGATGTCGCGGCGCGCCAGCGTGCGGCGCTGAAGCAGCCCGGCGGGGGCCAGGGCGAGCTCGTGGCCCTGCTGGCGGGTGCCACGGAGGTCCGCGGGCCGGGGATCAAACTGGTGGTGGACGACGCGAAGGGTGCCTCGTCGGGCGGCGGTGGCAAACCGCGCGAGAGCTCCGGCTTCTCGGACACCGGCCGGCTCCGGGACCGGGACATGCAGAAGATCGTCAACGGGCTCTGGCAGTCCGGGGCGGAAGCCATCTCCATCAACGGACAGCGGCTGACGGAGCTCTCGGCGATCAGAGCCGCGGGTGACGCGATACTGGTCGACAACAGGCCGCTCGTGCCGCCGTACGAAGTGCTGGC
Proteins encoded in this window:
- a CDS encoding DUF881 domain-containing protein, translated to MCGMSQPPHNRTPASPVPARPDASMSLLTHVMDHSLDEGYAEAAARREAEGTAGLPRTLKAKLGLAAGLVVTAMVVTLGAAEARIAAPVLAKERQELIDRVERADDRVHGLERDVDRLRTDVAARQRAALKQPGGGQGELVALLAGATEVRGPGIKLVVDDAKGASSGGGGKPRESSGFSDTGRLRDRDMQKIVNGLWQSGAEAISINGQRLTELSAIRAAGDAILVDNRPLVPPYEVLAVGDKKRLGTAFQDSADGQYLHVLQESYGIRYALSPADDLRLPAASSLTVRTATPAEQQKGAS